In Acidiphilium acidophilum, one genomic interval encodes:
- a CDS encoding class I SAM-dependent methyltransferase, with the protein MTWGAGYVTDIAYAPGYYEEQSPRRMALTALVAGYAAAMPERGQDYHFVDIGCGQGFTALVLAAANPGWTVTGLDFNPAHIAQARALAAKAGVTNCRFIEADFTRFTGADLADFDAASLHGVWSWVAPEVRAGVVRLLADKLRPGGMCHVSYNVLPAWRGMLGVQRLVREAGSRKAARADRQAALGFEIVERLRAGGSGAIDPAAIRILDECAGKPAAYLAHEFMNEAWSPCFHQDVATALRGAKLDYVGSPRLIENFPALALDETALAIAAEFDDPAMVELLKDVTGAQPLRHDVFVRGAVRLSSAAQARALREMRLGLAVPHGRHSLGFDTPAGRASMSAALYEPVFAMLAARNATVGALLDTTRGEAEARGDEARGADNPAELVAMLVGTGQVVVVADEAALMDPICVRLNAAMFASVMEGRRLTDPVTLAVPALGGGLGLPGLAAFAVLRQHDWLSEATVGQALPPPTREVFAAWAELAVPGGDAALHDALIGGFETVFAERADVFNRLGLPC; encoded by the coding sequence ATGACCTGGGGCGCCGGTTATGTCACCGATATCGCCTACGCGCCGGGCTATTACGAGGAGCAGTCGCCCCGGCGGATGGCGCTGACCGCGCTGGTGGCGGGATATGCGGCGGCGATGCCGGAACGCGGGCAGGATTATCATTTCGTCGATATCGGCTGCGGGCAGGGTTTCACGGCTCTCGTTCTGGCGGCGGCCAATCCGGGCTGGACCGTGACCGGGCTCGATTTCAACCCGGCGCATATTGCGCAGGCGCGGGCGCTGGCGGCAAAGGCGGGGGTGACGAACTGCCGGTTCATCGAGGCGGATTTCACCCGGTTCACCGGAGCGGATCTGGCGGATTTCGATGCGGCGAGCCTGCACGGGGTGTGGAGCTGGGTGGCGCCGGAGGTGCGCGCGGGGGTGGTGCGGCTGCTGGCCGACAAGCTCCGGCCCGGCGGGATGTGCCATGTGAGCTACAATGTGCTGCCGGCGTGGCGGGGGATGCTCGGCGTGCAGCGGTTGGTGCGCGAGGCGGGGAGCCGCAAGGCCGCGCGGGCCGACCGGCAGGCGGCGCTCGGGTTCGAGATCGTCGAGCGGTTGCGGGCGGGGGGCTCGGGCGCGATCGATCCGGCGGCGATCCGGATACTCGATGAATGTGCCGGAAAGCCTGCCGCGTATCTGGCCCATGAGTTCATGAACGAGGCGTGGTCGCCGTGTTTTCATCAGGATGTGGCGACGGCGTTGCGTGGGGCGAAGCTCGATTATGTCGGCTCGCCCCGGCTGATCGAGAATTTTCCGGCCCTGGCACTGGATGAGACGGCACTGGCGATCGCGGCGGAATTCGACGACCCGGCGATGGTCGAATTGCTCAAGGATGTCACGGGGGCGCAGCCGTTGCGCCACGATGTGTTCGTGCGCGGCGCGGTGCGGCTGAGTTCGGCGGCGCAGGCGCGGGCGCTGCGGGAGATGCGGCTGGGGCTGGCTGTGCCGCACGGGCGGCACAGCCTCGGGTTCGATACCCCCGCCGGTCGGGCCTCGATGAGCGCGGCATTGTATGAGCCGGTCTTCGCCATGCTGGCCGCGCGCAATGCGACGGTGGGGGCGCTGCTCGATACGACGCGCGGGGAAGCCGAGGCGCGCGGGGATGAGGCGCGCGGGGCGGATAATCCGGCGGAGCTGGTCGCCATGCTGGTCGGAACCGGTCAGGTGGTTGTGGTGGCCGACGAGGCGGCGCTGATGGACCCGATCTGCGTGCGGTTGAATGCGGCGATGTTCGCCTCCGTGATGGAGGGGCGGCGCCTGACCGATCCGGTCACGCTGGCGGTACCCGCGCTTGGCGGCGGGTTGGGGTTGCCCGGGCTGGCGGCGTTCGCGGTGCTGCGCCAGCATGACTGGTTGAGCGAGGCGACGGTCGGGCAGGCCTTGCCGCCGCCGACGCGGGAGGTTTTCGCCGCCTGGGCGGAACTTGCCGTGCCGGGGGGCGATGCGGCGCTGCATGACGCGTTGATCGGCGGGTTCGAGACGGTGTTTGCCGAGCGGGCTGATGTGTTCAACCGGCTGGGGCTGCCCTGTTGA
- the tssG gene encoding type VI secretion system baseplate subunit TssG, producing the protein MSEAPLDRLVRAPARFRFGAAVRLLWLASGRRDAGDAIAFGAPVSLVHPAAEVDAAMAPDAGGRARVSTRLIGLLGGSSPLPRWYSELVAAASRARSPAMVAFIELLAQRLVAGFAASGVKYRPHLAAELRHRTDPAARNDPAGDILLALAGFNTNHLIDRLMVGADPIRHYAGFFASRPRSAERLRAMLGDWLERPVAIVEFAGAWLRLDPDSQSRMPRGRLPGQFSRLGVDCAAGARAFDQQARFVIRIGPLSAAGFEALLPDRLLLHQLVSMVRAYVGMEVDFAVNLVLDPAAIPVARLGGAGAPRLSWTGWLPAPASGMTGGRRADQALFNAATIEALPPPRSLAA; encoded by the coding sequence ATGAGTGAGGCGCCGCTCGATCGGCTGGTGCGCGCGCCGGCCCGGTTTCGGTTCGGCGCGGCGGTGCGGCTGCTCTGGCTCGCCTCCGGGCGGCGGGATGCCGGGGATGCCATCGCGTTCGGCGCACCGGTATCGCTGGTGCATCCCGCAGCGGAGGTCGATGCCGCGATGGCTCCGGATGCCGGGGGGCGCGCACGGGTTTCGACGCGGCTGATCGGGCTGCTCGGCGGGTCGAGCCCGTTGCCGCGCTGGTACAGCGAACTGGTCGCCGCCGCGAGCCGGGCGCGCTCGCCCGCGATGGTGGCCTTCATCGAATTGCTCGCGCAACGCCTTGTCGCCGGTTTTGCCGCCTCGGGGGTGAAATACCGGCCTCATTTGGCTGCCGAACTGCGCCATCGCACCGATCCTGCGGCACGTAACGATCCTGCCGGGGACATCCTGCTCGCGCTGGCCGGGTTCAACACCAATCATCTGATCGACCGGCTGATGGTGGGGGCCGATCCGATCCGTCACTATGCCGGTTTTTTTGCCAGCCGCCCGCGTTCGGCGGAACGGTTGCGCGCGATGCTGGGCGACTGGCTGGAGCGGCCGGTCGCGATCGTGGAATTCGCGGGCGCGTGGCTGCGGCTCGACCCCGACAGCCAGAGCCGGATGCCGCGCGGGCGGCTGCCGGGGCAGTTCAGCCGGTTGGGGGTGGATTGCGCCGCGGGGGCGCGGGCGTTCGATCAGCAGGCACGGTTCGTGATCCGGATCGGGCCGCTGAGCGCGGCGGGATTCGAGGCGTTGCTGCCGGATCGGCTGCTGCTGCACCAACTGGTCTCGATGGTGCGGGCCTATGTCGGCATGGAGGTCGATTTTGCCGTCAATCTGGTGCTCGACCCGGCGGCGATCCCGGTGGCGCGGCTGGGCGGGGCGGGCGCGCCCCGGCTTTCATGGACCGGGTGGCTGCCGGCACCGGCTTCCGGGATGACCGGCGGGCGGCGGGCGGACCAGGCACTGTTCAACGCTGCGACGATCGAGGCGCTGCCGCCGCCCCGGAGTCTGGCTGCATGA